A region of Thermotoga sp. DNA encodes the following proteins:
- a CDS encoding 4Fe-4S binding protein has translation LGKTAPNPILSTLRFFRDEYIAHIEGECPSGMCTALKKYVINPDVCKGCGLCARSCPQGAITGERGKPYTIDQGKCVKCGVCASKCPYKAIELV, from the coding sequence CTTGGAAAAACCGCTCCGAATCCTATTCTCAGCACACTGAGGTTTTTCAGAGACGAGTACATTGCACACATCGAAGGAGAGTGCCCCAGTGGAATGTGCACAGCGCTCAAAAAATACGTCATCAACCCAGACGTTTGTAAAGGATGTGGCCTCTGCGCGAGATCCTGTCCACAAGGTGCTATTACCGGAGAACGTGGAAAACCCTACACGATAGATCAGGGAAAATGTGTCAAATGTGGTGTCTGTGCGAGCAAGTGTCCGTACAA